One Megamonas hypermegale genomic window carries:
- a CDS encoding ABC1 kinase family protein, whose amino-acid sequence MIIVLRKHNILRGNITPEKMRLILEDLGPTFVKLGQILSLKPGFLPADYALELTKLQTRANPLDFAIIEKCLENEYNKKLDAIFEYIDPEALGSASIAQVHKATLKSGEKVVLKVQRPGIYDIMAKDIVLLKRAVSILQLFKSSPGVLDFNAILDEMWSITKQEMDFMTEAEHIDEFRRLNSDEAFIDCPYVKHELTTARVLAMEYIDGIRIDEIDKLKSKGYNVEELGFRLGQNYVKQIVDDGYFHADPHPGNIWIKNGKIIWLDLGMMGRLSTKERDALKRAVFSLVQHDTYEMKNAVLTLGKPQAKLNHISLYEDIDTLMNRYGDTNFQTLRLSELAHDIITVSRKHKIAINPGLSMFARGVVTIESVLKICCPDINFIDIFSSYMKDDFKRNFSWQEEFTKFKRDSYIMLQKSLHLPEQVSDILKMTMSGQTKVNLDVTGSEEPLRRLDKMINKLILGIICSALLLGSSIICTTNMTPQIMEIPILGVVGYLVAVFLSIRLMINIYKEK is encoded by the coding sequence ATGATTATTGTTCTACGTAAGCATAATATTCTTCGTGGCAATATAACACCTGAAAAAATGCGTTTAATTTTAGAAGATTTAGGTCCAACATTTGTTAAACTAGGTCAAATTCTCTCTTTAAAACCTGGTTTTTTGCCAGCCGATTATGCTCTTGAACTCACAAAACTACAAACAAGAGCCAATCCTTTAGATTTTGCCATAATTGAAAAATGTCTTGAAAATGAATACAACAAAAAATTAGATGCTATTTTTGAATACATTGACCCAGAAGCTTTAGGTTCTGCCTCCATTGCTCAAGTGCACAAAGCAACTTTAAAAAGTGGTGAAAAAGTGGTCTTAAAAGTTCAACGCCCTGGCATTTATGACATTATGGCTAAAGATATTGTTTTATTAAAACGTGCCGTTTCTATTTTGCAATTGTTTAAATCCTCACCTGGTGTTTTAGATTTTAATGCCATATTAGATGAAATGTGGAGTATTACAAAACAAGAAATGGATTTCATGACAGAAGCTGAACATATTGATGAATTTCGTCGCCTAAATTCCGATGAAGCCTTTATTGATTGCCCATATGTAAAACATGAATTAACAACAGCTCGTGTACTCGCTATGGAATATATAGATGGTATTCGCATAGATGAAATTGATAAATTAAAATCTAAAGGCTATAATGTCGAAGAATTAGGCTTTCGTTTAGGTCAAAATTATGTAAAACAAATTGTTGATGATGGTTATTTCCATGCTGACCCTCATCCAGGTAATATTTGGATAAAAAATGGAAAAATAATCTGGCTCGACTTAGGTATGATGGGTAGATTATCTACAAAAGAACGCGATGCACTAAAAAGAGCTGTATTTTCACTTGTTCAACATGATACGTATGAAATGAAAAATGCCGTCTTAACGTTAGGTAAACCGCAAGCCAAACTTAATCATATCAGCCTTTATGAAGATATTGACACCTTAATGAACCGTTATGGTGATACTAATTTTCAAACGCTGCGACTCAGCGAATTAGCTCATGACATAATCACAGTATCAAGAAAACATAAAATTGCTATAAATCCTGGTTTAAGTATGTTTGCCCGCGGCGTTGTTACAATTGAATCAGTACTTAAAATCTGCTGTCCCGATATAAATTTCATTGATATATTTTCTTCTTACATGAAAGATGATTTTAAGCGCAATTTTAGCTGGCAAGAAGAATTTACTAAATTCAAGCGTGATAGCTATATAATGCTACAAAAATCCCTTCATCTCCCCGAACAGGTATCCGATATTTTAAAAATGACCATGAGCGGTCAAACAAAAGTTAATCTCGATGTGACTGGTTCTGAAGAACCATTGCGTCGCCTCGATAAAATGATTAATAAACTTATTTTAGGTATAATCTGTTCTGCTTTATTACTAGGTTCTAGTATAATTTGTACAACCAATATGACACCTCAAATCATGGAAATTCCTATCTTGGGTGTTGTTGGTTATCTAGTAGCAGTATTTTTATCTATCCGTTTAATGATAAATATATATAAAGAGAAATGA
- a CDS encoding helix-turn-helix domain-containing protein gives MKEWEKSYMLNNKYRQIGAKIKYYRQLKDIDQTKLANMVGISPQYLSKIECGKQMPSIQVLLLIAEKLSIDAAYLISDRNV, from the coding sequence ATGAAGGAATGGGAAAAGAGTTATATGTTGAATAATAAATATCGTCAAATAGGAGCTAAAATAAAATATTATCGTCAATTAAAGGATATAGACCAGACTAAATTGGCGAATATGGTAGGAATTTCACCACAATATTTGAGTAAAATTGAATGTGGTAAGCAGATGCCTAGTATACAAGTTTTACTTTTAATTGCTGAAAAACTATCTATAGACGCAGCTTATTTAATAAGTGATAGAAATGTATAA
- the pheA gene encoding prephenate dehydratase: MKLAFLGPRGTNSEEAAICMKNIYKTDMELIAYNTIYDAIWAVAKGNVDYCLVPVENSIEGSIRITLDTLAHDVDLKIEAELVWSVHNQLLAKDTDVPIHTIISHAQPLAQCREYLKTHYPNAKTEAVASTARAAEKVSQLGDGYAAIATKSAGTLYNLKLVDSDIQDVEDNFTRFILLTKKVNEKRLSTPQNIMLICQIDGRAGSLYELLGDFAKRKVNMTRIESRPARTGLGEYIFFIEIDIDVEAQILEEAISSATKKCFWLKNLGAFPVFRGNAN, translated from the coding sequence TTGAAATTAGCTTTTTTGGGACCACGTGGTACAAATAGTGAAGAAGCTGCTATTTGCATGAAAAATATTTATAAAACGGATATGGAACTCATCGCATACAATACTATTTATGATGCAATTTGGGCAGTAGCAAAAGGAAATGTGGATTATTGTTTAGTACCGGTGGAAAATTCGATAGAAGGCTCTATTAGAATTACACTTGATACCTTAGCGCATGATGTAGATTTGAAAATTGAAGCTGAATTAGTTTGGAGTGTACATAATCAATTATTAGCTAAAGATACTGATGTACCTATTCATACAATTATTTCACATGCGCAACCATTAGCACAGTGTCGAGAATATTTGAAAACGCATTATCCTAATGCAAAAACAGAAGCTGTGGCGAGTACAGCGAGAGCTGCAGAAAAAGTTAGTCAATTAGGTGATGGTTATGCAGCGATTGCTACGAAATCAGCTGGTACTTTATATAATTTAAAATTAGTTGATAGCGATATTCAAGATGTAGAAGATAATTTTACTCGGTTTATTTTGCTTACAAAAAAAGTTAATGAAAAGCGTTTGTCTACACCGCAAAATATAATGCTCATTTGTCAGATTGATGGTAGAGCAGGCAGTTTATATGAACTTTTGGGAGATTTTGCTAAACGTAAAGTCAATATGACACGTATAGAATCGCGTCCGGCACGTACAGGTTTAGGTGAATATATCTTTTTTATTGAGATAGATATAGATGTTGAAGCTCAAATTTTAGAAGAAGCAATAAGTTCAGCAACTAAAAAATGTTTTTGGTTGAAAAATCTTGGAGCCTTTCCCGTTTTTCGTGGAAATGCCAATTAA
- the aroF gene encoding 3-deoxy-7-phosphoheptulonate synthase, protein MVVIMNTDATNENIQAVVEAIESVGLTAKIMEGAQQKIVGVIGDKRKMSSLAVEAMDGVEQTVAISKSYKLASREFHPANTVVDVDGVKIGDGNVVVMAGPCAVESREQLLEAAKIVKAGGAQFLRGGAYKPRTSPYSFQGLEEKGLEYLAEAREITGLKIVTEVTEVEAVNTVAEYADLLQIGARNMQNFRLLREVGRCNKPVMLKRGLCATIDEWLNAAEYIMNEGNSNVILCERGIRTYETYTRNTLDMSAVAAVKHLSHLPIIVDPSHGTGKWRMVKPMSFAAVAAGADGLIIEVHPNPAKALSDGPQSLTPENYAEVMKGVYKISDLMKKENLFTDYTKD, encoded by the coding sequence ATGGTAGTAATAATGAATACAGATGCAACAAATGAAAATATTCAGGCTGTAGTAGAAGCAATTGAAAGCGTTGGCTTAACAGCTAAAATCATGGAAGGCGCTCAGCAAAAAATCGTCGGTGTTATCGGTGATAAAAGAAAAATGAGTTCTCTTGCTGTTGAAGCAATGGACGGTGTTGAACAGACTGTAGCAATTTCTAAATCTTATAAATTAGCTAGCCGTGAATTCCATCCAGCAAACACTGTTGTTGATGTTGATGGTGTAAAAATCGGTGATGGCAATGTCGTTGTAATGGCTGGTCCATGTGCTGTTGAATCTCGTGAACAACTTTTAGAAGCAGCTAAAATCGTAAAAGCTGGTGGCGCACAATTTTTGCGTGGTGGTGCTTACAAACCTCGTACTTCTCCATATTCTTTCCAGGGATTAGAAGAAAAAGGTCTTGAATATTTAGCAGAAGCTAGAGAAATTACAGGTCTTAAAATTGTAACAGAAGTAACAGAAGTTGAAGCTGTAAACACAGTAGCCGAATACGCTGACTTGTTACAAATTGGTGCAAGAAATATGCAGAATTTCCGCTTACTTAGAGAAGTAGGTAGATGCAATAAACCAGTTATGTTAAAACGTGGTCTTTGCGCAACTATTGATGAATGGCTCAATGCTGCTGAATATATCATGAACGAAGGTAATTCTAATGTAATTTTATGTGAACGTGGTATTCGTACCTATGAAACATATACAAGAAATACACTCGATATGAGTGCTGTAGCTGCTGTTAAACATTTAAGTCATTTACCAATTATCGTAGACCCAAGCCATGGCACAGGTAAATGGAGAATGGTAAAACCAATGAGTTTCGCAGCTGTAGCAGCAGGTGCAGATGGTCTTATAATTGAAGTTCATCCAAATCCAGCAAAAGCTTTATCTGATGGTCCACAGTCTTTAACTCCAGAAAATTATGCTGAAGTAATGAAAGGTGTATATAAAATTTCTGATTTAATGAAGAAAGAAAATTTATTCACAGATTACACTAAAGATTAA
- the panB gene encoding 3-methyl-2-oxobutanoate hydroxymethyltransferase: MKNTVKTFQQQKDEHKKITMLTAYDYSTAKIMDKAGINGILIGDSLGMVMLGYEDTLSVTMEDMIHHTKAVARGAKEALIVADMPFMSYQTSIYDAVYNAGRLIKEGRAQAVKLEGGASVCPQIKAIVDASIPVMAHIGLTPQSVNAFGGFKVQGKSEETAKRILEEAKQVEKAGAFAVVLECVPEKLAELITKSINIPTIGIGAGPNCDGQILVYQDMLDMYGDFKPKFVKQFAHVGAEMEKGIKEYIKETQDNVFPSQEHVFKIDDEVIKKLY, translated from the coding sequence ATGAAAAATACAGTAAAAACTTTCCAACAGCAAAAAGATGAACATAAAAAAATAACTATGCTTACAGCATATGATTATTCTACAGCAAAAATAATGGATAAAGCTGGTATAAATGGCATATTGATTGGTGATTCATTGGGCATGGTAATGCTAGGTTATGAAGATACTTTATCTGTAACGATGGAAGATATGATTCACCATACAAAAGCAGTAGCAAGAGGTGCAAAAGAGGCTTTAATTGTTGCAGATATGCCATTTATGTCATATCAGACATCTATTTATGATGCGGTTTATAATGCAGGAAGACTTATTAAGGAAGGTAGAGCTCAAGCCGTAAAATTAGAAGGTGGCGCTTCTGTTTGCCCTCAGATTAAAGCAATTGTTGATGCTTCTATTCCTGTTATGGCACATATAGGGCTTACACCGCAATCTGTAAATGCGTTTGGCGGTTTTAAAGTTCAAGGAAAGAGTGAAGAAACAGCAAAACGAATTTTAGAAGAAGCAAAACAGGTAGAAAAAGCAGGAGCCTTTGCTGTAGTTTTGGAATGTGTACCAGAAAAATTAGCCGAATTGATAACAAAATCAATAAATATACCTACTATCGGTATCGGTGCAGGGCCAAATTGCGATGGTCAAATTCTCGTTTATCAAGATATGCTGGATATGTATGGTGATTTTAAACCTAAATTTGTTAAACAATTCGCTCATGTGGGTGCAGAAATGGAAAAAGGCATTAAAGAATATATAAAAGAAACTCAAGATAATGTTTTTCCATCGCAAGAACATGTATTTAAAATAGATGATGAAGTTATAAAAAAATTGTATTAA
- the aroH gene encoding chorismate mutase translates to MQGIRGAITVENDTKEEIIVAVQKMLKSILSENDITSEDIGAAIFSATDDIKSAFPAFAARQLPGWNLVPLFDAQQLDIENSIRKCIRVLLLVNTDKTQKEIKHIYLGRAATLRPDIH, encoded by the coding sequence ATGCAAGGTATACGAGGTGCTATTACTGTAGAAAACGATACAAAAGAAGAAATTATTGTAGCTGTACAAAAAATGCTCAAATCTATTTTATCTGAAAATGATATTACAAGCGAAGATATTGGCGCTGCTATTTTCAGTGCTACTGATGACATAAAATCTGCTTTTCCTGCTTTTGCTGCCCGCCAATTACCCGGCTGGAATTTAGTTCCTCTATTTGATGCACAACAATTAGATATTGAAAATAGCATTAGAAAATGTATCCGTGTATTACTCTTAGTTAATACTGATAAAACACAAAAAGAAATTAAACATATTTACTTAGGTAGAGCTGCTACCCTTCGTCCTGATATTCACTAA
- a CDS encoding AEC family transporter, which translates to MERLFFIFIDVFLPLIVGYFFHKYKLMSINTCNLLLKINIRFITLVVGLGSFWIIKIDSNIFLLAFVGIFLCAVLPGLLAYPYAHSKIKNLRGNGAYLISSMLSNTGILGGLCAFIALGQLAYAYVQVIGMAQNLFTLIFGFPLAEYFHQKIKAGPRTVKFHPHWRSILISWNQIGLISMIIGAILNINEVPLPFFFDPIFNAFIHIGAWCGILPVGYLLNFKAARIYKYIASSVIPIRFIIIPILSYFIANQFTNDPLLISIITLITSCPIGINAIVVTQLYKLNTSIAEAMFLITTAVFIFIIYPLFLLFMV; encoded by the coding sequence ATGGAGCGATTATTTTTTATTTTTATTGATGTTTTTTTACCTCTAATTGTTGGTTATTTTTTTCACAAATACAAACTCATGTCAATTAATACCTGCAATTTATTATTAAAAATAAACATTCGTTTTATCACATTAGTTGTCGGTCTCGGTAGCTTTTGGATAATTAAAATTGACAGCAATATTTTTCTCTTAGCCTTTGTAGGCATTTTTTTATGCGCTGTATTGCCAGGACTTTTAGCTTATCCATATGCTCATTCAAAAATAAAAAATCTGCGTGGCAATGGTGCATATTTAATAAGCAGTATGTTATCTAACACCGGTATTTTAGGTGGTTTATGTGCTTTCATCGCTTTAGGTCAATTAGCTTATGCTTATGTACAAGTTATCGGCATGGCACAAAATTTATTCACATTAATTTTTGGCTTTCCTCTTGCTGAATATTTTCATCAAAAAATCAAGGCAGGCCCTAGAACTGTTAAGTTTCATCCTCATTGGCGTTCTATTTTAATCAGTTGGAACCAAATAGGCTTAATAAGCATGATTATCGGTGCAATTTTAAATATAAATGAAGTACCACTTCCATTTTTCTTTGACCCAATATTCAATGCATTTATACATATCGGCGCTTGGTGTGGTATCTTACCAGTCGGTTATCTTTTAAATTTTAAAGCAGCTCGCATATATAAATACATCGCCTCTTCTGTAATTCCAATTCGCTTTATAATAATTCCAATTTTATCTTATTTCATTGCTAATCAATTCACAAACGACCCTCTATTAATTTCTATCATCACTTTAATTACTTCTTGCCCAATCGGCATAAATGCTATCGTTGTAACTCAATTATATAAATTAAATACCAGCATAGCTGAAGCGATGTTTTTAATCACTACAGCCGTTTTCATATTTATTATTTATCCATTGTTTTTATTATTTATGGTATAA
- a CDS encoding helix-turn-helix transcriptional regulator has translation MEIREELKKTGAKIIYYRNLKEINQQDLAKEIGVTRQYLSKIEHGKCFCNRGLIHKIAVVLEINFIDLIKE, from the coding sequence ATGGAAATTAGGGAAGAATTAAAAAAAACGGGAGCTAAAATTATTTATTATAGAAATTTAAAAGAAATAAATCAACAAGATTTAGCCAAAGAAATAGGGGTAACTAGACAATATTTATCTAAGATTGAACATGGAAAATGTTTTTGTAATAGAGGATTAATACATAAAATTGCTGTCGTATTAGAAATTAATTTTATTGATTTAATAAAAGAATAG
- a CDS encoding rod shape-determining protein: MANQYFPMLPKLKENSAVTPDKTSVWEDKEYDFLNALIKSIAVSGSIKDIGTIDSIPDVWARPLLFEMALFDKEGTEQQFVKGFHERIVGEWRSILAMFALNDIKHLNLRVEEVRIGQGNGNIERILNILKPQERNISDDTNWDILYIIFYKDIPIGLTSPMTLVASAADYVSMFNGNLPKPWSSDGLYLMDPIPYLTKEEICALYSWLNKLADNINAHVKDNRDNERFLNILDCIRKFADDAKKACQSYQISNMNNFQYKNNMLKIHAGIFKYLDSAVKAKEATAKDSAVRLIVSDSRKPEQDILLVSTKMLHDFANEYNLPTTQIIVWPGITANDIDDIDVYDNGTSIGNINLNNAKYYNPEMFFTEYMAVMDPGGDALKGTIKIRGEELLASEDLGAILPIRKELLEFFTPEDIADRLSIEDDGNNYLIHFAFPLSGVYGEGHDFDFVKAYPKKDLIYLQTNIPAIEIWPNIRRENWNRYYLYYENSEALNNKKDLGKDFFYVMPWKYNKNIIEGITENSISNQYTLRMNGYPEVLLCSVNASVRGNVRTQMIETGLLLLDKPKMVEADDLSNWRIGIDFGTSSTMIYYRDNNQLPKPLNFNSHLFQVTNSGPLRNNTFLRFIPSTTLGTDGSFFSIFHLLNTKKVHEEIKPLQDGHIFRMNALVLDYMIRKEKNHIDYNLKWQADDTGRYKATAYLEQICMQSTVEAAIAGVTKLRWSFSYPTAFSDEERESFRKMCIKAIECACEDTGFKPDVDELDTELESVATALYFNKLNNSDTNFSDGAICLDIGAGTTDISIISGQPGHIVYHTSILFAGRYLFNCIMRSGYYKEKMEVLKKSETYANISDIDTMMFDSDMKANSDQYLIELANITGKEDIKKMLEQIQFALAGILYYVGKILKYLSDNNIYVEGHVPDIYIGGNGARILYWITGGGSYDRKSVRLKVLKNIILSASGLQSDVDFNIYLSDKPKIEVAMGMLEDRPVQSMFNEEKMYQKIFGETEDEYVLNSVLSGAGFKISDTVKSDRDFVSAKDISAGIAIDDVNELDNFVKTFNENRKSIWLNGIKIDDVQRNEIKKRINSYYVSEKGKKVKEIHVEPIFIIGLKKLMEMLTSEHK; this comes from the coding sequence ATGGCAAATCAATATTTTCCAATGTTACCAAAACTAAAAGAAAATTCTGCAGTTACACCAGATAAAACTAGCGTTTGGGAAGATAAAGAATATGATTTTTTAAATGCATTGATAAAAAGTATTGCGGTTAGTGGTTCGATAAAAGATATCGGAACAATAGATTCTATTCCAGATGTTTGGGCACGTCCGTTGTTATTTGAAATGGCTCTTTTTGATAAGGAAGGAACCGAGCAACAATTTGTAAAAGGTTTTCATGAAAGAATTGTTGGTGAATGGCGTAGTATTTTAGCTATGTTTGCATTAAATGATATAAAACATTTAAATTTACGAGTGGAAGAAGTTCGAATTGGGCAAGGTAATGGCAATATAGAACGTATATTAAATATATTAAAACCACAAGAAAGAAATATAAGTGATGATACGAATTGGGATATTTTATATATTATTTTTTATAAAGATATACCGATTGGTCTTACTTCACCAATGACGTTAGTTGCATCAGCAGCTGATTATGTAAGTATGTTTAATGGTAACTTACCAAAACCATGGAGTAGTGATGGTTTATATTTAATGGATCCTATACCATATTTAACAAAAGAAGAAATATGTGCATTGTATAGTTGGTTAAATAAATTAGCAGATAATATAAATGCACATGTAAAAGATAATAGAGATAATGAAAGATTTTTAAATATATTAGATTGTATTAGAAAATTTGCTGATGATGCTAAAAAAGCGTGTCAAAGTTATCAGATATCTAATATGAATAATTTCCAATATAAAAATAATATGTTAAAAATTCATGCTGGTATATTTAAATATCTTGATAGTGCAGTTAAAGCAAAAGAAGCTACAGCGAAAGATAGTGCAGTGCGTTTGATTGTTTCGGATTCAAGAAAACCAGAACAAGATATTTTACTTGTATCTACAAAGATGTTACATGATTTTGCAAATGAATATAATTTACCAACAACACAAATTATTGTTTGGCCAGGTATAACTGCAAATGATATAGACGATATAGATGTATATGATAATGGAACATCTATTGGAAATATAAATTTAAATAATGCTAAGTATTATAATCCAGAAATGTTTTTTACTGAATATATGGCAGTTATGGATCCAGGTGGAGATGCTCTAAAAGGTACTATTAAAATTCGTGGTGAAGAATTGTTAGCTAGTGAAGATTTAGGTGCTATATTACCAATTCGAAAAGAATTATTAGAATTTTTTACACCAGAAGATATTGCAGATCGTTTATCTATTGAAGATGATGGAAATAATTATTTAATACACTTTGCATTTCCTTTGTCTGGAGTATATGGTGAAGGTCATGATTTTGATTTTGTTAAAGCATATCCAAAGAAAGATTTAATTTATTTACAGACAAATATACCTGCAATAGAAATATGGCCAAATATTCGCAGAGAAAATTGGAATAGGTACTATTTGTATTATGAAAATAGTGAAGCACTGAACAATAAAAAGGATTTAGGAAAAGATTTCTTTTATGTAATGCCATGGAAATATAATAAAAATATCATTGAAGGTATAACAGAAAATTCTATTTCTAATCAATATACATTAAGAATGAATGGCTATCCTGAAGTATTATTATGTAGTGTAAATGCTTCTGTCCGTGGCAATGTTCGTACGCAAATGATTGAGACAGGTTTATTATTACTTGATAAACCTAAAATGGTAGAAGCTGATGATTTAAGTAATTGGAGAATAGGTATAGATTTTGGTACTTCTAGTACAATGATTTATTATCGCGATAATAATCAATTACCAAAACCATTAAATTTTAATTCGCATTTATTTCAAGTTACTAATAGTGGACCACTTAGAAATAATACTTTTCTTAGATTTATTCCGTCAACAACACTTGGAACAGATGGTTCATTTTTTAGTATTTTTCATTTGCTTAATACTAAAAAGGTACATGAAGAAATAAAACCATTACAAGATGGACATATATTTAGAATGAATGCTTTAGTTTTAGATTATATGATACGTAAAGAAAAAAATCATATTGATTATAATTTAAAATGGCAAGCAGATGATACTGGTAGATATAAAGCAACTGCTTATCTTGAACAGATTTGTATGCAATCGACAGTAGAAGCTGCAATAGCTGGAGTGACTAAGTTAAGATGGAGTTTTTCTTATCCGACAGCTTTTTCAGATGAAGAAAGAGAGTCTTTTCGTAAAATGTGCATAAAAGCAATAGAATGTGCTTGTGAAGATACTGGTTTTAAACCTGATGTTGATGAATTAGATACAGAACTTGAAAGTGTGGCAACTGCATTGTATTTTAATAAACTGAATAATTCAGATACCAATTTTAGTGATGGTGCAATTTGTCTTGATATTGGTGCAGGTACAACAGATATTTCAATCATTAGTGGGCAGCCGGGTCATATTGTTTATCATACATCGATATTATTTGCAGGTCGTTATTTATTTAATTGCATAATGAGAAGTGGATATTATAAAGAAAAAATGGAAGTACTGAAAAAAAGCGAAACGTATGCAAATATATCAGATATAGATACGATGATGTTTGATAGTGATATGAAAGCAAATAGTGACCAGTATTTAATAGAATTAGCAAATATTACCGGCAAAGAAGATATTAAGAAAATGCTAGAACAAATTCAATTCGCTTTAGCTGGCATTTTATATTATGTAGGTAAAATTTTAAAATATTTAAGTGATAATAATATATATGTAGAAGGTCATGTACCTGATATATATATTGGTGGTAATGGCGCTAGAATTCTTTATTGGATAACAGGTGGCGGTTCATATGATAGGAAAAGCGTTCGTTTGAAAGTTTTGAAGAACATTATTTTAAGTGCTAGTGGTTTACAATCAGATGTAGATTTTAATATTTATTTGAGTGATAAACCTAAAATTGAAGTTGCTATGGGAATGTTAGAAGATAGACCAGTACAATCGATGTTTAATGAAGAAAAAATGTATCAAAAAATATTTGGAGAAACAGAAGATGAATATGTTTTAAATTCTGTTTTATCTGGTGCTGGTTTTAAAATAAGTGATACTGTAAAATCTGATAGAGATTTTGTATCAGCTAAAGATATTTCAGCAGGTATTGCAATTGATGATGTTAATGAATTAGATAATTTTGTTAAGACATTTAATGAAAATCGCAAAAGCATATGGCTAAATGGTATAAAAATAGACGATGTACAAAGAAATGAAATAAAAAAACGTATCAATAGTTATTATGTATCAGAAAAGGGTAAAAAAGTTAAAGAAATTCATGTTGAGCCAATATTTATTATAGGTTTGAAAAAATTAATGGAGATGTTAACTAGTGAACATAAATAA
- a CDS encoding TDT family transporter: protein MIRKVPIPTAGVMLGLAALGNLLAPYSLILKYACGISATFLGLLLFSKVILHPNMVKNDLNGNSIFASVFATFFMAIMQLSTYTFPFIPFISECIWYGAIIGHFILMTWFTYRYIINFDLREVFPTYFIAYVGIIVASVTAPTFNQHHLGEYIFWFGFIAYMLLFLLVTIRYCSKHTIAEPAKPLFCIYTAPMSLSLTGYLACAADKSLVMIIIMQILAQLLFIAVLTQMPKLLRLKFYPSYAAFTFPFVITAIALRQTVIYLNQINIAVPQILNYLVIIETILATAIVLYVFIRYLKFLHEQMIVNMGPRAKSVFGAIAHIVK from the coding sequence ATGATTAGAAAAGTTCCTATTCCTACAGCTGGCGTAATGCTAGGTCTTGCTGCACTCGGTAATTTATTAGCTCCATATTCTTTAATTTTAAAATACGCTTGTGGTATTAGTGCAACATTTCTAGGATTATTATTATTCTCTAAGGTTATCTTACACCCTAATATGGTAAAAAATGATTTAAACGGTAATTCTATTTTTGCTAGTGTTTTTGCAACATTTTTTATGGCAATCATGCAACTCTCTACTTACACATTTCCATTCATTCCATTTATCAGTGAATGTATTTGGTATGGTGCAATCATCGGTCATTTCATTTTAATGACATGGTTTACATACCGTTACATCATCAATTTTGACCTTCGTGAAGTCTTCCCAACATATTTTATCGCTTATGTTGGTATTATCGTAGCCTCTGTAACAGCTCCAACTTTTAATCAACATCATTTAGGTGAATATATCTTCTGGTTCGGTTTTATAGCATATATGCTCTTATTCTTACTCGTTACAATTCGTTATTGCAGTAAACATACGATTGCTGAACCAGCTAAGCCATTATTTTGTATCTACACTGCACCAATGAGTTTATCTCTTACTGGATATTTAGCTTGTGCAGCCGATAAATCTTTAGTAATGATTATCATCATGCAAATTTTAGCGCAACTCTTATTCATCGCTGTATTAACTCAAATGCCAAAACTTTTACGTTTAAAATTTTATCCAAGTTATGCAGCATTCACATTCCCATTCGTTATCACTGCAATTGCATTACGTCAAACAGTGATTTATTTAAATCAAATCAATATTGCTGTTCCTCAAATTTTAAACTATCTCGTAATAATAGAAACAATTTTAGCAACAGCTATCGTTTTATATGTGTTCATTAGATATTTAAAATTCTTACATGAACAAATGATTGTAAATATGGGTCCTAGAGCAAAATCTGTATTTGGTGCTATTGCACATATAGTAAAATAA